One genomic region from Augochlora pura isolate Apur16 chromosome 7, APUR_v2.2.1, whole genome shotgun sequence encodes:
- the LOC144472762 gene encoding putative RNA polymerase II subunit B1 CTD phosphatase RPAP2 isoform X1, whose amino-acid sequence MATSTLIQGSSERKKVKKKLSKAQVQLAIIKKKKCDAKALEIVEQLLEPNIDEQWLLQNLMYINKCHMEDVIEERVVIKLCGYVLCSNALVVIINQQYHISTKRNKVYDVTRRKNFCSSRCYGACNYLLEQMLTSPLWLRDKEEIPHFKVMPAKDVLHRSSPGDEIQVMDTTAILNPKTEDNINCNARCTNMEENEIIKITESLTNKCTVADNQSDMIINDDVSINTTEINSNSATYKDQLLKDSVETSGHTKAELRNLKNTIDDINDMTTSKPILQNDFAINNREIQTRKESHMDIVYVNDDKNQTENNIEDQNELTNTLATTCNTTVEENVLINNTNDLENVEKSKPKKHKQKNRIKEKQVHEFYNLAMHIEQNIKEWISEDTITLLSGDEEIKNQLLENITQHDKYLHLCKKLSKLQLEDEKEDEDLIKNTLKPMPHFSILEEEGKKMELKVKAYLKGDMVIQTPGQTKESKEQNDDFTAVLPLTDAHNPKALRRRIFLDKLYRILPDLLRALAGSRVSQYGCINKRTVLIKALINTFSLSAKNIIFKTAEWTLVGLIIIKMLSMIDPQLKNLLLTRQASMYISMILMSYKLDSNYLDRLVMELTNVTKVLDTDNDIMC is encoded by the exons ATGGCAACATCTACATTGATACAAGGATCGTCTGAAAGAAAAAAGGTGAAGAAAAAGCTGAG CAAGGCACAGGTGCAGttagcaataattaaaaaaaagaaatgtgaCGCTAAGGCTCTCGAAATTGTTGAACAGCTCTTAGAACCTAACATTGATGAACAATGGCTTTTACAAAAT ttgATGTATATTAACAAGTGTCATATGGAAGATGTGATCGAAGAAAGGGTTGTCATTAAATTATGTGGCTATGTGTTATGCTCGAATGCATTggtagtaattattaatcaacaaTACCATATTTCTaccaaaagaaataaagtttaCGATGTGACACGACGTAAAAATTTCTGTAGCTCGCGCTGTTACGGTGCTTGTAATTATCTTTTGGAACAAATGCTTACAAGCCCTCTTTGGCTAAGagataaagaagaaataccACATTTTAAAGTCATGCCAGCTAAAGATGTATTGCATAGAAGTAGTCCCGGAGATGAAATTCAGGTGATGGATACAACTGCTATATTAAATCCTAAGACTGAAGACAATATAAACTGCAATGCAAGATGTACAAATATggaagaaaacgaaattattaaaattacagaatcTCTGACTAACAAGTGCACAGTAGCAGATAATCAATCTGATATGATAATTAATGATGATGTAAGCATTAACacgacagaaataaatagtaatagtgCAACTTACAAGGATCAACTTTTGAAAGATTCTGTTGAAACTTCTGGCCATACAAAGGCTGAATtacgtaatttaaaaaatacaattgatGACATAAATGATATGACTACATCTAAAcctattttacaaaatgattttgcaataaataatagagaaattcAAACTAGAAAAGAATCTCATATGGACattgtttatgtaaatgatgataaaaatcaaactgagaataatattgaagatCAAAATGAACTAACAAATACGTTAGCAACAACATGTAACACAACAGTTGAAGAAAACGtgcttattaataatacaaatgatttagaaaatgtagaaaagAGTAAACCTAAAAAGCACAAACagaaaaatcgtattaaaGAGAAGCAAGTGCATGAGTTTTACAATTTAGCAATGCACATTGAACAGAACATAAAAGAATGGATTAGTGAAGATACCATTACTTTATTATCAGGggacgaagaaataaaaaatcaattattagaGAACATAACTCAACATGACAAATATTTACACCTGtgtaaaaaattaagtaaactGCAACTGGAAGATgaaaaagaagacgaagatctaataaaaaatactctAAAACCTATGCCACATTTCTCTATCCTTGAAGAAGAAGGgaagaaaatggaattaaaa GTAAAAGCATATCTCAAAGGAGATATGGTTATACAAACACCTGGACAAACTAAGGAGAGTAAAGAACAAAATGATGATTTTACTGCTGTTTTACCACTAACAGATGCGCATAATCCCAAAGCGCTTCGACGTCGAATCTTTTTGGATAAACTTTATAGAAT ATTACCGGACTTGTTACGAGCATTAGCTGGTAGTAGAGTATCGCAATATGGGTGCATTAATAAAAGgactgttttaattaaagcatTGATCAACACTTTTTCATTATcagctaaaaatattatttttaaaactgctGAATGGACACTTGTGggtcttattattattaagat gTTGAGCATGATAGATCCacagttaaaaaatttactgtTAACTAGACAGGCATCGATGTACatttcaatgatattaatGTCATATAAACTAGATTCCAATTATTTAGACAGATTAGTAATGGAGCTAACAAATGTTACAAAAGTACTTGATACAGACAACGACATAATGTGttaa
- the LOC144472762 gene encoding putative RNA polymerase II subunit B1 CTD phosphatase rpap2 isoform X2, translating into MYINKCHMEDVIEERVVIKLCGYVLCSNALVVIINQQYHISTKRNKVYDVTRRKNFCSSRCYGACNYLLEQMLTSPLWLRDKEEIPHFKVMPAKDVLHRSSPGDEIQVMDTTAILNPKTEDNINCNARCTNMEENEIIKITESLTNKCTVADNQSDMIINDDVSINTTEINSNSATYKDQLLKDSVETSGHTKAELRNLKNTIDDINDMTTSKPILQNDFAINNREIQTRKESHMDIVYVNDDKNQTENNIEDQNELTNTLATTCNTTVEENVLINNTNDLENVEKSKPKKHKQKNRIKEKQVHEFYNLAMHIEQNIKEWISEDTITLLSGDEEIKNQLLENITQHDKYLHLCKKLSKLQLEDEKEDEDLIKNTLKPMPHFSILEEEGKKMELKVKAYLKGDMVIQTPGQTKESKEQNDDFTAVLPLTDAHNPKALRRRIFLDKLYRILPDLLRALAGSRVSQYGCINKRTVLIKALINTFSLSAKNIIFKTAEWTLVGLIIIKMLSMIDPQLKNLLLTRQASMYISMILMSYKLDSNYLDRLVMELTNVTKVLDTDNDIMC; encoded by the exons ATGTATATTAACAAGTGTCATATGGAAGATGTGATCGAAGAAAGGGTTGTCATTAAATTATGTGGCTATGTGTTATGCTCGAATGCATTggtagtaattattaatcaacaaTACCATATTTCTaccaaaagaaataaagtttaCGATGTGACACGACGTAAAAATTTCTGTAGCTCGCGCTGTTACGGTGCTTGTAATTATCTTTTGGAACAAATGCTTACAAGCCCTCTTTGGCTAAGagataaagaagaaataccACATTTTAAAGTCATGCCAGCTAAAGATGTATTGCATAGAAGTAGTCCCGGAGATGAAATTCAGGTGATGGATACAACTGCTATATTAAATCCTAAGACTGAAGACAATATAAACTGCAATGCAAGATGTACAAATATggaagaaaacgaaattattaaaattacagaatcTCTGACTAACAAGTGCACAGTAGCAGATAATCAATCTGATATGATAATTAATGATGATGTAAGCATTAACacgacagaaataaatagtaatagtgCAACTTACAAGGATCAACTTTTGAAAGATTCTGTTGAAACTTCTGGCCATACAAAGGCTGAATtacgtaatttaaaaaatacaattgatGACATAAATGATATGACTACATCTAAAcctattttacaaaatgattttgcaataaataatagagaaattcAAACTAGAAAAGAATCTCATATGGACattgtttatgtaaatgatgataaaaatcaaactgagaataatattgaagatCAAAATGAACTAACAAATACGTTAGCAACAACATGTAACACAACAGTTGAAGAAAACGtgcttattaataatacaaatgatttagaaaatgtagaaaagAGTAAACCTAAAAAGCACAAACagaaaaatcgtattaaaGAGAAGCAAGTGCATGAGTTTTACAATTTAGCAATGCACATTGAACAGAACATAAAAGAATGGATTAGTGAAGATACCATTACTTTATTATCAGGggacgaagaaataaaaaatcaattattagaGAACATAACTCAACATGACAAATATTTACACCTGtgtaaaaaattaagtaaactGCAACTGGAAGATgaaaaagaagacgaagatctaataaaaaatactctAAAACCTATGCCACATTTCTCTATCCTTGAAGAAGAAGGgaagaaaatggaattaaaa GTAAAAGCATATCTCAAAGGAGATATGGTTATACAAACACCTGGACAAACTAAGGAGAGTAAAGAACAAAATGATGATTTTACTGCTGTTTTACCACTAACAGATGCGCATAATCCCAAAGCGCTTCGACGTCGAATCTTTTTGGATAAACTTTATAGAAT ATTACCGGACTTGTTACGAGCATTAGCTGGTAGTAGAGTATCGCAATATGGGTGCATTAATAAAAGgactgttttaattaaagcatTGATCAACACTTTTTCATTATcagctaaaaatattatttttaaaactgctGAATGGACACTTGTGggtcttattattattaagat gTTGAGCATGATAGATCCacagttaaaaaatttactgtTAACTAGACAGGCATCGATGTACatttcaatgatattaatGTCATATAAACTAGATTCCAATTATTTAGACAGATTAGTAATGGAGCTAACAAATGTTACAAAAGTACTTGATACAGACAACGACATAATGTGttaa
- the Nelf-b gene encoding negative elongation factor B, with protein MNTVKNNCEGGNGLEDLGIPGQVFLRDALTSCTDPLKAIEEFQLENGILLPSLRPMLPLLDLHGVRRLDFHASVLEELREKLIKRINEIGTERADKGSSGDRRLKELLSKSFPAVRVSALRPVVMCILRNTPHIEDKYLRVLVREKELYNDADTEVKRQIWKDNQSLFGDEVSPLFSRYIIEKEQILFDHRNLNSLFFTPSPKVRRQGEVVQKLAHMIGHSVKLYDMVLQFLRTLFLRTKNIHYCTLRAELLMALHDLEVQDIISVDPCHKFTWCLDACIREKNVDVKRSRELQGFLDSIKRGQEQVLGDLSMTLCDPYAVNFLASSAIKIALHLINGEALPRENAVLVLLLRMLALGLSAWQMIDSQDFKEPKLDSQVVTKFLPALMSLMVDDQIRQLNCKLPPDERESAIAIIEHSGPPPDACQAYAQLSGVAAVLSMYYALHVGGGGGVGRARGDARGLMRVLATLPNCQAQRAFEDPFLHTLVSLLILNMADEFSNESFCTVIFDEFFLAGLARDNVTRHLLKLLWYIYPKLPPTRLHTLMKALQPTSQHNEAVHNLYEALREKIGSRSTEDQLTTAPQMDTLGLDCPPSPLTGVPTPSPL; from the exons ATGAatactgtaaaaaataattgtgagGGTGGAAATGGTTTGGAGGACCTTGGTATACCTGGACAAGTTTTCTTAAGAGATGCATTGACAAGTTGTACAGACCCACTGAAAGCAATAGAAGAATTCCAGTTGGAAAATGGTATTTTATTGCCATCACTGCGGCCTATGTTACCTTTACTTGACCTTCACGGTGTGAGAAGACTGGATTTTCATGCATCGGTTCTTGAAGAATTAAGAGAAAAACTGATAAAAAGGATCAATGAAATAGGAACAGAAAGAGCAGACAAAGGTTCATCAGGGGATAGAAGATTAAAAGAGTTATTGTCTAAAAGTTTTCCAGCTGTAAGGGTATCAGCATTGAGGCCTGTGGTTATGTGTATTTTAAGGAATACCCCGCACAtagaagataaatatttacgagTACTTGttagagaaaaagaattgtataatGATGCGGATACAGAAGTTAAACGACAAATCTGGAAAGACAATCAGAGTTTGTTTGGAGATGAGGTTTCTCCATTGTTCAGtagatatattattgaaaaggaacaaattttatttgatcatagaaatttaaatagtcTTTTCTTCACGCCTTCTCCCaag GTGAGACGACAAGGTGAAGTTGTACAAAAATTGGCCCATATGATTGGACATAGTGTAAAACTATATGACATGGTATTACAATTTCTGAGAACACTATTTTTACgtacaaaaaatatacattattgtaCCTTGAGAGCAGAATTATTAATGGCTTTACATGATTTAGAG gTCCAAGACATTATATCTGTTGATCCATGTCATAAATTTACTTGGTGTTTGGATGCATGTATCAGAGAGAAGAATGTTGATGTTAAAAGGTCCCGTGAATTACAAGGATTTCTGGATAGTATTAAg AGGGGACAAGAACAAGTATTAGGTGACTTAAGTATGACATTATGTGATCCATATGCAGTAAACTTCCTTGCCAGCAGTGCTATTAAAATTGCactacatttaataaatggTGAAGCGTTGCCACGAGAAAATGCAGTCCTTGTTTTGCTGCTAAGAATGCTTGCATTAGGTTTGTCTGCTTGGCAAATGATTGATTCACAAGATTTCAAAGAGCCAAAGTTGGATAGTCAAGTTGTTACAAAGTTCCTACCAGCACTTATGTCTTTAATG gtAGATGATCAAATAAGACAACTGAACTGTAAACTTCCACCTGATGAAAGAGAAAGCGCGATTGCTATCATAGAACATTCTGGTCCACCACCTGATGCTTGCCAAGCATATGCACAACTTTCAGGAGTTGCTGCTGTTTTATCCATGTACTACGCATTGCATGtaggaggaggtggtggtgtTGGAAGAGCTAGGGGCGATGCCAGAGGATTAATGAGAGTTTTAGCTACTTTACCAAATTGTCAAGCACAACGTGCATTCGAAGATCCATTTTTACATACATTg GTATCATTGCTGATACTAAACATGGCTgatgaattttcaaatgagTCATTCTGTACAGTTATATTTGACGAATTTTTCCTAGCTGGTCTTGCGAGAGATAATGTTACGCGTCATTTACTAAAATTGCTTTGGTATATTTATCCAAAATTACCACCAACACGATTACATACATTAATGAAAGCACTTCAACCAACTAGTCAG CATAATGAAGCTGTACATAATCTGTACGAGGCTTTACGTGAAAAAATCGGAAGTCGTTCTACAGAGGATCAATTAACGACGGCTCCACAAATGGATACATTAGGGCTTGATTGTCCACCTTCACCTCTTACTGGTGTCCCCACGCCATCtccattgtaa
- the LOC144473193 gene encoding coiled-coil domain-containing protein 102A isoform X1, with product MAQSTASGTSSRRYMREHDVSVPSSSRYVDSEWETKEFQALRQRELEEARARAAQMEKTMRWWSDCTANWREKWSKVRNERNMAREEAKMLRAKLEIAVKDANSYKHECQELELQNEQLKKEMEKIHMILLKHAGQFDQQIFTVLESDPQLRNTLGIEELLKFYNNVEQSESVNSQKDLLTCKTSLEESNICLGGHNILPDRDIEEYVLQGAVPKHAVELYKEGSINSLDKDIARLVADSSSLEGNAEKHQTSLQNDEASAQKILMLQYKLDEATKTISTEREEKNSLHRGMEKLKAEIIQLRKQCDDLEESKAKAMRDLLELKDRFHIELGDMQATLIDDSTSRDSMNRRLSELRTELEKLQAENAAEWGKRERLETEKISLERENKQLRNELHDLQERLDSRRSRPVSTSDSDTRQLQQELLVRNTILKKSLEEKTTELSHAMRRSEQYEAEVKRVRARVEELKKELATAQDEVDAATNSVRKLQRVNEDLLEQLESTNVQLEHFRNSTDSYTVDIEENIEEKLCATNDGKLIDEYGPSQA from the exons ATGGCACAATCAACAGCCAGTGGAACGTCTTCCCGACGATATATGAGAGAACATGATGTTAGTGTACCATCCTCTTCACGGTATGTGGATAGTGAATGGGAAACCAAAGAG TTTCAGGCTTTACGACAAAGAGAACTTGAAGAGGCACGTGCACGAGCGGCTCAAATGGAAAAAACAATGAGATGGTGGTCTGATTGTACTGCAAACTGGCGCGAGAAATGGAGTAAAGTACGCAATGAACGGAACATGGCAAGGGAAGAAGCCAAAATGCTTAGAGCAAAATTAGAGATTGCTGTCAAAGATGCGAATAGTTATAAACACGAATGTCAAGAACTTGAGTTGCAAAATGAACAACTGAAGAAGGAAATGGAAAAGATACATATGATATTATTGAAACATGCAGGACAATTtgatcaacaaatttttacagttttagaATCGGATCCACAGTTAAGGAACACGCTAGGCATAGAGGAACTTTTAAAGTTTTACAATAATGTAGAACAGAGTGAAAGTGTAAATTCTCAAAAGGATTTACTTACATGTAAAACTTCATTAGAAGAATCTAATATATGCCTAGGAGGTCATAATATTTTACCAGATAGAGACATTGAAGAATATGTATTGCAAGGAGCAGTACCAAAGCATGCTgtagaattatataaagaaGGTTCTATAAATTCATTGGACAAAGATATTGCAAGATTAGTTGCAGATTCTAGTTCATTAGAAGGTAATGCAGAGAAGCATCAGACTTCTTTACAAAATGATGAAGCATCTgcacagaaaatattaatgcttCAGTACAAACTAGATGAAGCAACAAAGACTATTTCTACTGAGAGAGA gGAAAAGAATTCTTTACATCGTGGCATGGAAAAATTGAAGGCAGAAATAATACAACTACGTAAACAATGTGATGATTTAGAAGAAAGTAAAGCTAAAGCTATGAGAGATCTACTTGAATTGAAAGATCGGTTTCACATTGAACTTGGTGATATGCAAGCTACTTTAATTGATGATTCTACAAGTAGGGATAGTATGAATCGTCGTCTGTCCGAGCTTAGAACTGAA TTGGAGAAGCTTCAAGCTGAAAATGCCGCAGAATGGGGAAAACGAGAACGTttagaaacagagaaaatttcattggagCGAGAAAATAAACAACTTCGTAACGAATTACATGATCTGCAGGAAAGATTAGACTCTCGACGGTCCCGTCCAGTTTCTACATCTGATAGTGATACAAGACAGTTGCAACAAGAACTTTTAGTTAGAAATACg atactAAAAAAATCTTTGGAGGAAAAGACAACTGAACTTTCACATGCAATGAGAAGATCAGAACAGTATGAAGCAGAAGTGAAACGTGTCAGAGCAAGAGTAGAAGAATTGAAGAAGGAATTAGCTACAGCTCAAGATGAAGTAGATGCTGCAACTAATAGTGTTCGGAAATTGCAACGTGTAAATGAAGATCTATTGGAGCAATTAGAATCTACTAATGTACaattagaacattttcgcaacag taCTGATTCCTATACGGTAgatatagaagaaaatattgaagagaAATTATGTGCAACAAATGATGGCAAATTAATAGATg AGTATGGACCTTCACAAGCCTAG
- the LOC144473193 gene encoding coiled-coil domain-containing protein 102A isoform X2, protein MAQSTASGTSSRRYMREHDVSVPSSSRYVDSEWETKEALRQRELEEARARAAQMEKTMRWWSDCTANWREKWSKVRNERNMAREEAKMLRAKLEIAVKDANSYKHECQELELQNEQLKKEMEKIHMILLKHAGQFDQQIFTVLESDPQLRNTLGIEELLKFYNNVEQSESVNSQKDLLTCKTSLEESNICLGGHNILPDRDIEEYVLQGAVPKHAVELYKEGSINSLDKDIARLVADSSSLEGNAEKHQTSLQNDEASAQKILMLQYKLDEATKTISTEREEKNSLHRGMEKLKAEIIQLRKQCDDLEESKAKAMRDLLELKDRFHIELGDMQATLIDDSTSRDSMNRRLSELRTELEKLQAENAAEWGKRERLETEKISLERENKQLRNELHDLQERLDSRRSRPVSTSDSDTRQLQQELLVRNTILKKSLEEKTTELSHAMRRSEQYEAEVKRVRARVEELKKELATAQDEVDAATNSVRKLQRVNEDLLEQLESTNVQLEHFRNSTDSYTVDIEENIEEKLCATNDGKLIDEYGPSQA, encoded by the exons ATGGCACAATCAACAGCCAGTGGAACGTCTTCCCGACGATATATGAGAGAACATGATGTTAGTGTACCATCCTCTTCACGGTATGTGGATAGTGAATGGGAAACCAAAGAG GCTTTACGACAAAGAGAACTTGAAGAGGCACGTGCACGAGCGGCTCAAATGGAAAAAACAATGAGATGGTGGTCTGATTGTACTGCAAACTGGCGCGAGAAATGGAGTAAAGTACGCAATGAACGGAACATGGCAAGGGAAGAAGCCAAAATGCTTAGAGCAAAATTAGAGATTGCTGTCAAAGATGCGAATAGTTATAAACACGAATGTCAAGAACTTGAGTTGCAAAATGAACAACTGAAGAAGGAAATGGAAAAGATACATATGATATTATTGAAACATGCAGGACAATTtgatcaacaaatttttacagttttagaATCGGATCCACAGTTAAGGAACACGCTAGGCATAGAGGAACTTTTAAAGTTTTACAATAATGTAGAACAGAGTGAAAGTGTAAATTCTCAAAAGGATTTACTTACATGTAAAACTTCATTAGAAGAATCTAATATATGCCTAGGAGGTCATAATATTTTACCAGATAGAGACATTGAAGAATATGTATTGCAAGGAGCAGTACCAAAGCATGCTgtagaattatataaagaaGGTTCTATAAATTCATTGGACAAAGATATTGCAAGATTAGTTGCAGATTCTAGTTCATTAGAAGGTAATGCAGAGAAGCATCAGACTTCTTTACAAAATGATGAAGCATCTgcacagaaaatattaatgcttCAGTACAAACTAGATGAAGCAACAAAGACTATTTCTACTGAGAGAGA gGAAAAGAATTCTTTACATCGTGGCATGGAAAAATTGAAGGCAGAAATAATACAACTACGTAAACAATGTGATGATTTAGAAGAAAGTAAAGCTAAAGCTATGAGAGATCTACTTGAATTGAAAGATCGGTTTCACATTGAACTTGGTGATATGCAAGCTACTTTAATTGATGATTCTACAAGTAGGGATAGTATGAATCGTCGTCTGTCCGAGCTTAGAACTGAA TTGGAGAAGCTTCAAGCTGAAAATGCCGCAGAATGGGGAAAACGAGAACGTttagaaacagagaaaatttcattggagCGAGAAAATAAACAACTTCGTAACGAATTACATGATCTGCAGGAAAGATTAGACTCTCGACGGTCCCGTCCAGTTTCTACATCTGATAGTGATACAAGACAGTTGCAACAAGAACTTTTAGTTAGAAATACg atactAAAAAAATCTTTGGAGGAAAAGACAACTGAACTTTCACATGCAATGAGAAGATCAGAACAGTATGAAGCAGAAGTGAAACGTGTCAGAGCAAGAGTAGAAGAATTGAAGAAGGAATTAGCTACAGCTCAAGATGAAGTAGATGCTGCAACTAATAGTGTTCGGAAATTGCAACGTGTAAATGAAGATCTATTGGAGCAATTAGAATCTACTAATGTACaattagaacattttcgcaacag taCTGATTCCTATACGGTAgatatagaagaaaatattgaagagaAATTATGTGCAACAAATGATGGCAAATTAATAGATg AGTATGGACCTTCACAAGCCTAG